The Halalkalicoccus subterraneus genomic sequence GCGGAGGTCGTCACCGTACCCGCCGTCGGGACTTCACTCCCTGTCGAGTCGGTCTCGCTCGAAGACACCGCTGTTCTCACCGATCCGTCCCCTGCGGAGATCGATACGGCCATCACCGGGGTCACGGGTGCGACCCTCGGCATCGCGGAGTACGGGTCCGTAATCCTGCCCTCGACTCCGGCGGGCGACGAGGCGGTGAGTCTCTTCTGTGATCACCACGTCGTCGTGATCGACGGCGACGATATCGTCCCCGACATGCCGACCGCGGTCGGAACGATGGCGACGACCCTCGCCGACGACCGCGAGAGTGCCGTCATCGCCACCGGACCGAGCGCCACGGCCGATATGGGTGCACTCGTGCGGGGCGCACACGGTCCCAAAACGGTCCACGCGCTGGTGATCGAGTCATGAGCACGGATGAGAAGGCGGCCCACATTCGGCGGCTGCTCGACACCGAGGGCGACAGCGTCCAGGAGAACACCCGGGTGTTCAACCAGGGTCGCTACGCTGCCGTCGAGGACTTAGAGGACTACGAGGGGCTCAAAGATCGTGCCCGTGATATCAAAGAGGACGCCATTTCCCGCCTGCCCGAGCTGATCGACGAACTCACCGAGACCGTCGAGGAAAACGGCGGGCACGTCTATCTGGCGAGCGACGCGGCGGACGCGAACCGCTATATCTCCGAGGTGGCCGAAAAAGAGAACGCCGAGACGCTCGTGAAAAGCAAGTCGATGACCAGCGAGGAGATCGACGTCAACGAGGCGCTCGAGGCGGCGGGCGTCGAGGTCTACGAGACCGACCTCGGGGAGTTCGTTCTCCAGGTCGCCGACGAATCGCCCTCGCACATCGTCGGCCCGGCGATCCACAAGTCCCGACGGGAGATCGCCGACCTGTTCAACAGCGAGTTCGAGCCCGACGAGCCCTTAGAGACCGCAGAAGAGCTGACCATGTTCGCCCGCGAGTACCTCGGCGAGCGGGTGAAGGAGGCGGACATCGGGATGACCGGCGCGAACTTCCTTGTCGCCGAGAACGGGACGCTGCTGCTCGTCACGAGCGAGGGCAACGCCCGGAAATCCGCCGTCGCACCCGATACCCACATTGCCGTGTCGGGCGTCGAGAAGATACTCCCGAACTTCGAGGACCTTCAGCCATTCATCGAACTCATCGCGCGCTCGGGGACGGGTCAGGACCTCACCTCGTATCTCACACTTCTCACACCGCCCGTATCGACCCCGACGCTCGATTTCGAGAGCGACGAGCCCCTTTCCGAGGCCGACGGCGACCGGGAGTTCCACCTCGTCCTGATCGACAACGGCCGGATGGCGATGCGCGAGGACTCCGAATTGAAGGAAACGCTCTACTGCATTCGGTGTGGGGCGTGCGCGAACGTCTGTGCGAACTTCCAGCACGTCGGCGGGCACGCCTTCGGCGGCGAGACCTACTCGGGCGGGATCGCCACCGGCTGGGAGGCCGGCGTCCACGGCCAGGAAAGTGCTGAAGAGTTCAACGACCTTTGCACTGGGTGTTCACGCTGTGTCAACCAGTGTCCGGTAAAGATAGACATCCCGTGGATCAACGAGGTCGTGCGGGATCGGATCAACCGCGGCGAGACCTCCAGCGAGTTCGACTTCCTCGTTGAGGGGCTGACGCCGGACGCCGAACCCGGTGGTGTGAGTCTGCAGAAACGCTTCTTCGGCAACTTCGGTACCGTCGCGAAGCTCGGCAGCGCGACCGCGCCCGTCTCGAACTGGTTCGCCGAACTGCCGCCGAGTCGCTGGGCGATGGAGAAGGTACTACGGATCGACAGCCGTCGTGAGCTTCCGACGTTTGCTGACGAAACCCTGCAGGAATGGTTCCTCGTCCGTGAGGGGCTTGCACCCGCCGATGCCGACCGGGAGGTGGTGCTGTATCCCGACACCTACACGAACTACATCAGTCCGGAACGGGGGAAGGCCGCGGTCCGCACGCTCGAAGCGCTCGACGTTCGAGTGGTGCTTCCGGACCTACCCGAAAGCGGGCGCGCGCCGCTCAGCCAGGGGATGCTCTCGACGGCACGCCAGCAGGCTCATGAAACCTACGCCGGCCTCGCGGAGCAACTCGACGCCAGCCGTGACGTGATCGTCGTCGAACCGAGTGA encodes the following:
- a CDS encoding LUD domain-containing protein codes for the protein MSTDEKAAHIRRLLDTEGDSVQENTRVFNQGRYAAVEDLEDYEGLKDRARDIKEDAISRLPELIDELTETVEENGGHVYLASDAADANRYISEVAEKENAETLVKSKSMTSEEIDVNEALEAAGVEVYETDLGEFVLQVADESPSHIVGPAIHKSRREIADLFNSEFEPDEPLETAEELTMFAREYLGERVKEADIGMTGANFLVAENGTLLLVTSEGNARKSAVAPDTHIAVSGVEKILPNFEDLQPFIELIARSGTGQDLTSYLTLLTPPVSTPTLDFESDEPLSEADGDREFHLVLIDNGRMAMREDSELKETLYCIRCGACANVCANFQHVGGHAFGGETYSGGIATGWEAGVHGQESAEEFNDLCTGCSRCVNQCPVKIDIPWINEVVRDRINRGETSSEFDFLVEGLTPDAEPGGVSLQKRFFGNFGTVAKLGSATAPVSNWFAELPPSRWAMEKVLRIDSRRELPTFADETLQEWFLVREGLAPADADREVVLYPDTYTNYISPERGKAAVRTLEALDVRVVLPDLPESGRAPLSQGMLSTARQQAHETYAGLAEQLDASRDVIVVEPSDLAMFRGEYEKFLPEASFDRLSDASYEVLEYVYGLVANDSEKTDVLSGGPGRVAYHSHCQQRTMGLGEYTEALLEELGYDVLTSTVECCGMAGSFGYKSQYYELSMDVGYELEDEFERAGERDRTVLASGTSCTDQLDSLLERKPRHPVELIAPDTE
- a CDS encoding LUD domain-containing protein, with protein sequence MPTVDTFEDALDGLAVETTRLAPETFEETIAEVVTVPAVGTSLPVESVSLEDTAVLTDPSPAEIDTAITGVTGATLGIAEYGSVILPSTPAGDEAVSLFCDHHVVVIDGDDIVPDMPTAVGTMATTLADDRESAVIATGPSATADMGALVRGAHGPKTVHALVIES